Proteins from a genomic interval of Scophthalmus maximus strain ysfricsl-2021 chromosome 22, ASM2237912v1, whole genome shotgun sequence:
- the LOC118292503 gene encoding myosin heavy chain-like: MEGSTSKTVPKLERPRNRDAWLENQELQEEMRKLKHWLGLERDWRIQLLKELGYKAKCSTEEERKNLSPQVFEDLQVALENNMALLEEQKPLRASYQEMSGKYDTDTVKQQDDDLQCELKKETESNADTLSPDQLLMAEKDDCCQKMAEELQVQKEKNMVLQEELDTLRASYHELRKKYEDDLNTVRRQADDLQCELEKKIESHTQILSQDHLLMQNLMAEQDDCCQKTAEELQVQKEKNMVLQEELETLRASYQEISEKYETYFSTARQQTDDRQCEHENEIESHANTLSQDQLLMQNLRDEQEDCCQKMAEEPQVQNEKNMALQEELERLRASYQELSQRYETDVNTVRQQADNSQCEHGKEIESHTDMVAQDQLLMQKEKNMVLQEVLETLRASYQELSQRYETNLSTVMQKAENIQHDIEKDIESHTDMVTQEQLLMQKEKNMVLQEELEKLSASYQELSQRYETDLSTVMQKADDFQRELEKEIESHTDMVTQDQFLMQKEKNMVLQEELDTVSASYQELRQRFETDLSTVMQRADDFERQLEKEIESNRDMVSQDQLLLQNEKNMVLQELETVRASYQELSQRYETDITTVMQKADDFQLQLKEEIKSHTDMVPQDQLLMQSEKNMVLQEELNTVRASYQELSQRYETDITTVMQKADDFQLQLEKEIESHTDMVSQDQLLMQSEKNMVLQEELDTVRASYQELSQKYETDISSVMKKADDFQLQLEKEIESHTGMVSQDQHLMQREKNMVLQEELDTVRASYQELSQRYETDLTTIMQKSDDFQLQLEKEIESHIDMVSQDQHLMQREKNMVLQEELDTVRASYQELSQRYETDLSTVMQKADDFQREIKKEIQSHTDMVSQDQLLMQREKNMVLQKELETVTASYKELSQRYETDVVTVSKQAGNIEKENDYHADMVRHLRAEKDALGEKMVKKMTLLQKNAAEQEMLLRKELEELKSQLTTTVKAQRDKNHPPRVELTSEVPDKTPIKTKKASPCKRVQKCFTLRKPQSRKMSKDPAPNTSK; encoded by the coding sequence ATGGAAGGTTCTACATCCAAGACGGTGCCCAAACTGGAGCGACCTAGGAACCGGGATGCTTGGTTGGAGAACCAGGAACTTcaagaagaaatgagaaaactCAAACATTGGTTAGGACTGGAGAGGGACTGGAGAATCCAGCTCCTCAAAGAGCTGGGTTACAAAGCCAAGTGTTCcacggaggaagagaggaagaaccTGAGTCCGCAAGTTTTCGAGGATTTGCAGGTGGCACTGGAGAATAACATGGCTCTCCTAGAAGAACAGAAACCACTGAGAGCCTCATACCAAGAGATGAGCGGAAAATATGATACTGACACAGTCAAGCAGCAGGATGACGACCTTCAGTGTGAGCTCAAGAAGGAAACTGAGTCTAACGCAGACACACTGTCACCAGACCAGCTCCTGATGGCTGAGAAGGACGACTGTTGCCAAAAGATGGCAGAAGAGCTCCAGgtgcaaaaggagaaaaacatggtTCTCCAAGAAGAATTGGATACACTCAGGGCTTCATACCAtgagttgagaaaaaaatatgaagatgacCTCAACACAGTCAGGCGGCAGGCTGACGACCTTCAGTGTGAGCTTGAGAAGAAAATCGaatctcacacacaaatactgtcACAAGACCACCTCCTGATGCAAAACCTGATGGCTGAGCAGGACGACTGTTGCCAAAAGACAGCAGAAGAGCTCCAGgtgcaaaaggagaaaaacatggtTCTCCAAGAAGAATTGGAAACACTCAGAGCCTCATACCAAGAGATcagtgaaaaatatgaaacttaTTTCAGCACAGCCAGGCAGCAGACCGACGACCGTCAGTGTGAGCACGAGAATGAAATTGAGTCTCACGCAAACACACTTTCACAAGACCAGCTCCTTATGCAAAATCTGAGGGATGAACAGGAGGACTGCTGCCAAAAGATGGCAGAAGAGCCCCAGGtgcaaaatgagaaaaacatggCTTTACAAGAAGAACTGGAAAGACTCAGGGCTTCATACCAAGAGTTGAGCCAAAGATATGAAACTGATGTAAACACAGTAAGGCAGCAGGCTGACAACAGTCAGTGTGAGCACGGTAAGGAAATCGAGTCTCACACAGATATGGTTGCACAAGACCAGCTCCTGatgcaaaaggagaaaaacatggtTCTCCAAGAAGTACTGGAGACACTCAGGGCTTCGTACCAAGAGTTGAGCCAAAGATATGAAACAAATCTCAGCACAGTCATGCAGAAGGCTGAAAACATTCAGCATGACATCGAGAAGGACATCGAGTCTCACACAGATATGGTCACACAAGAGCAGCTCTTGatgcaaaaggagaaaaacatggtTCTCCAAGAGGAACTGGAGAAACTCAGTGCTTCATACCAAGAGTTGAGCCAAAGATATGAAACTGATCTCAGCACTGTCATGCAGAAAGCTGATGACTTTCAACGCGAGCTCGAGAAGGAAATTGAGTCTCACACAGATATGGTCACACAAGACCAGTTCCTGatgcaaaaggagaaaaacatggttctccaagaagaactggaCACAGTCAGTGCTTCGTACCAAGAGTTGAGACAAAGATTTGAAACAGATCTCAGCACAGTCATGCAGAGGGCTGACGACTTTGAGCGTCAGCTCGAGAAAGAAATCGAGTCAAACAGAGATATGGTCTCACAAGACCAGCTGCTGTtgcaaaatgagaaaaacatggTTCTCCAAGAACTGGAGACAGTCAGGGCTTCATACCAAGAGCTGAGCCAAAGATATGAAACTGATATCACCACAGTCATGCAGAAGGCTGATGACTTTCAGCTTCAGCTCAAGGAGGAAATCAAGTCTCACACAGATATGGTCCCACAAGACCAGCTCCTGATgcaaagtgagaaaaacatGGTTCTCCAAGAAGAACTGAACACAGTCAGGGCTTCATACCAAGAGCTGAGCCAAAGATATGAAACTGATATCACCACAGTCATGCAGAAGGCTGATGACTTTCAGCTTCAGCTTGAGAAGGAAATCGAGTCTCACACAGATATGGTCTCACAAGACCAGCTCCTGATgcaaagtgagaaaaacatggttctccaagaagaactggaTACAGTCAGGGCTTCATACCAAGAGTTGAGCCAAAAATATGAAACCGATATCAGCTCGGTCATGAAGAAGGCTGATGACTTTCAGCTTCAGCTTGAGAAGGAAATCGAGTCTCACACAGGTATGGTCTCACAAGACCAGCATCTAATgcaaagggagaaaaatatggttctccaagaagaactggaCACAGTCAGGGCTTCATACCAAGAGTTGAGCCAAAGATATGAAACCGATCTCACCACAATCATGCAGAAGTCTGACGACTTTCAGCTTCAGCTCGAGAAGGAAATCGAGTCTCACATAGATATGGTCTCACAAGACCAGCATCTgatgcaaagagagaaaaatatggttctccaagaagaactggaCACAGTCAGAGCTTCTTACCAAGAGTTGAGCCAAAGATATGAAACCGATCTCAGCACAGTCATGCAGAAGGCTGACGACTTTCAGCGTGAAATCAAGAAGGAAATCCAGTCTCACACAGATATGGTCTCACAAGACCAGCTGCTGATgcaaagggagaaaaatatgGTTCTCCAGAAAGAACTGGAGACAGTCACTGCTTCATACAAAGAGCTGAGCCAAAGATATGAAACTGATGTCGTCACAGTCAGCAAGCAGGCTGGCAACATTGAGAAGGAAAACGATTATCACGCAGATATGGTGAGACACCTGAGGGCTGAGAAGGACGCCCTCGGTGAAAAGATGGTGAAGAAGATGACACTTCTGCAGAAAAATGCTGCTGAGCAGGAAATGCTGCTGCGGAAAGAACTGGAGGAGCTGAAAAGTCAGCTCACCACAACGGTCAAGGCTCAGAGAGATAAAAATCACCCTCCCCGAGTAGAACTCACCAGTGAGGTGCCTGACAAGACCCccataaaaacaaagaaggcTTCACCGTGTAAGAGAGTCCAAAAATGTTTCACACTGAGGAAACCACAGAGTAGGAAGATGTCAAAGGACCCTGCACCCAACACCTCAAAGTGA